A part of Aegilops tauschii subsp. strangulata cultivar AL8/78 chromosome 2, Aet v6.0, whole genome shotgun sequence genomic DNA contains:
- the LOC109785933 gene encoding probable leucine-rich repeat receptor-like protein kinase At1g68400 — translation MPRFRHCLSMSPLVILLFHLATWLVHGEVANGGHRDLPFLLSFKAYNPSNVTALETWVGPDPCSGSWLGVRCSRGRVAGVFLDDASLVGSVAPLLGLTQIRVLAVRRNSLSGPLPPLDNSTSPRLRHLLVSHNNLSGGLNLSLPSLVTLRAEQNGFHGGLLALRLPMVKRFNVSSNELVGEIPSSLSGFPSSSFGSNVDLCGKPLPRCMHAYNAVEDGASNATTGVAQSPTAATNTASGSPSSSSNGRFSQLGLTALVATGIGNAVLIAISLAISVAMFIYMRRKLRPSKDDSKSSAALCFEEEDKIRSGEDKCQKSGALVCFDGGEELRLESLFKASAEVLGKGVSGSTYKAVLEDGIVAAVKRLSALQFPGRSKAFDRHMRLVGRLRHRHVVSLRGYCNSNGERLLVYDYLPNGSLQSLLQGNGGGGRTRSLDWATKKGILFGAAQGLNYIHTFPARPALVHGNVKPSNILLDERGAACVSECGLMRYAASIQQSAPQPPELFLDRATAAVSSRGGWRGYAAPELTASGARATQESDVYSCGMVLLAVVTAKGAADGGEEEGEGEETMGMVKIGVLCTAEAPEERPRMAQVLTMMSEFM, via the exons ATGCCTCGTTTCCGCCACTGCTTATCCATGTCCCCCCTCGTGATCCTCCTCTTCCATCTTGCAACATGGCTAGTGCATGGTGAGGTCGCCAATGGGGGCCACCGCGACCTCCCTTTCCTCCTCTCCTTCAAGGCCTACAACCCCAGCAACGTCACGGCCCTGGAGACCTGGGTCGGCCCCGACCCATGTTCCGGCTCGTGGCTCGGGGTCAGGTGCTCCAGGGGGAGGGTGGCGGGCGTCTTCTTGGACGACGCCTCACTGGTGGGCAGCGTGGCTCCCCTCCTCGGGCTCACCCAGATCAGGGTGCTCGCCGTCAGGAGGAACTCCCTGTCCGGCCCTCTCCCTCCGTTGGACAACTCCACGAGCCCAAGGTTGAGGCACCTGCTCGTCTCCCACAACAACCTCAGCGGCGGCCTCAACCTTTCGCTGCCTTCCCTGGTCACTCTGCGAGCAGAGCAAAACGGATTCCATGGCGGCTTGCTGGCTCTGCGCCtgccgatggtcaaaaggttcaACGTGTCGAGTAACGAGCTCGTCGGAGAGATCCCCAGCTCCCTGTCGGGATTCCCGAGCTCGTCTTTCGGCAGCAATGTCGATCTCTGCGGCAAGCCTCTTCCGAGATGTATGCATGCTTACAATGCAGTGGAAGATGGCGCCTCAAATGCTACCACTGGTGTCGCTCAGTCTCCTACTGCAGCAACAAACACAGCTAGTGGCAGTCCGAGCTCTTCCAGTAATGGAAGATTCAGCCAGCTTGGCTTGACTGCACTCGTGGCCACTGGCATTGGCAATGCAGTGCTGATAGCGATCTCGCTGGCCATCTCTGTGGCCATGTTCATCTACATGAGAAGAAAGCTGAGGCCCTCTAAGGACGATTCCAAATCCAGTGCGGCTCTTTGCTTCGAGGAGGAGGACAAGATCAGAAGTGGTGAAGACAAGTGCCAGAAGAGCGGCGCTCTGGTCTGCTtcgacggcggcgaggagctgAGGCTGGAGAGCCTGTTCAAGGCCTCGGCCGAGGTGCTCGGCAAGGGCGTGTCCGGTAGCACGTACAAGGCGGTCCTCGAGGATGGCATCGTGGCGGCCGTAAAGCGGCTCAGCGCCCTGCAGTTCCCCGGCCGGAGCAAGGCCTTCGACCGCCACATGCGGCTCGTCGGCAGGCTCCGGCACCGCCACGTCGTCAGCCTCAGGGGGTACTGCAACTCCAACGGCGAGCGGCTGCTCGTCTACGACTACCTCCCCAACGGGAGCCTCCAGTCCCTTCTGCAAGGCAACG GTGGAGGCGGCAGAACGAGGAGCTTGGACTGGGCGACGAAGAAGGGCATCCTGTTCGGCGCGGCGCAGGGCCTCAACTACATCCACACGTTCCCAGCGCGGCCGGCGCTGGTGCACGGGAACGTGAAGCCGTCCAACATCCTCCTCGACGAGCGCGGCGCCGCGTGCGTCTCCGAGTGCGGGCTCATGCGCTACGCCGCCAGCATCCAGCAGTCCGCCCCGCAGCCGCCCGAGCTATTCCTTGaccgggcgacggcggcggtgtCGAGCCGCGGCGGATGGCGCGGGTACGCGGCGCCGGAGCTGACGGCGTCGGGCGCGAGGGCGACGCAGGAGTCGGATGTGTACAGCTGCGGGATGGTGCTCCTGGCGGTGGTGACCGCCAAGGGCGCCGCGGACGGCGGCGAGGAAGAGGGCGAAGGGGAGGAGACGATGGGGATGGTGAAGATCGGCGTGCTGTGCACCGCCGAGGCGCCGGAGGAGAGGCCCAGGATGGCGCAGGTGCTCACCATGATGAGCGAGTTCATGTAG